Proteins from a single region of Gemmatimonadota bacterium:
- a CDS encoding CDP-alcohol phosphatidyltransferase family protein, which produces MFAKNLKPRALAIIRPLTNAFIRSGIHPNALTMVGLLVSCWAAWIYADGSLVWAGAVLMLAGLFDVLDGAVAREGHRITKFGAFLDSNIDRYAEIVVFLGILVRFTESPWTQLAAFLTITGSLMVSYSRARAEGLGESVSGGLLQRPERVLLLVLGSLAGEAGLRTVLWIMAGLTHGTTLQRILGVRMSLRGSGGHSRAEEEDPGEQPPMEAREAGALPPA; this is translated from the coding sequence TTGTTCGCGAAAAACCTCAAGCCGCGCGCACTGGCCATCATCCGGCCGTTGACGAACGCCTTCATCCGATCCGGCATTCACCCGAACGCGCTGACGATGGTCGGCCTTCTGGTGTCGTGCTGGGCCGCATGGATCTACGCGGACGGATCACTGGTGTGGGCTGGCGCAGTGCTGATGCTCGCGGGGCTCTTCGATGTGCTGGACGGCGCGGTTGCCCGGGAAGGGCATCGCATCACGAAGTTCGGGGCGTTTCTGGATTCCAACATCGACCGATACGCGGAAATCGTCGTGTTTCTGGGCATTCTCGTGCGCTTCACGGAGTCACCCTGGACGCAGTTGGCCGCATTTCTGACCATCACGGGCAGCCTCATGGTGAGCTACTCCCGGGCACGAGCGGAGGGGCTGGGCGAATCGGTATCCGGTGGGCTTCTGCAGCGCCCGGAGCGCGTTCTGCTTCTGGTGCTGGGCTCGCTGGCCGGCGAGGCCGGACTGCGGACCGTCCTGTGGATCATGGCGGGATTGACGCACGGGACGACGCTTCAGCGGATTCTGGGCGTGCGGATGTCCCTTCGCGGAAGCGGGGGGCATTCCCGGGCCGAAGAAGAGGACCCCGGCGAACAGCCTCCCATGGAGGCCCGCGAGGCGGGAGCGCTGCCGCCAGCCTGA
- a CDS encoding DHH family phosphoesterase: MIRRAYAGRLGSEAAADRFLAAREENFPEPSVLPGMAEAADRVEAALADGERVGVFGHDDADGITSAAIVIETLEALGAEPDAYIPDRNLEGHGLYPDLVRRLAGRGVTLLVTTDGCSANREEAELAATLGMDVLVTDHHEIAADRPPPDRLLNPKADPETARRYGDLTGAGVAALLARELLERAGRGDCFARLLDLLALGTIGDFGDLGRTNRIGVACGMDAVARGDRAAIGMARESLGCGIAPRESQARRLAVLFACVPSVDGCSRGLDALLGRAKTKANVNALLTALAESDQEMHRASEEADRLARELGIDDGAPAVARVEGFTRRMLGKAAGRLSERTGRASAALFVVDGSLHGELRGPEGSRLVDALSGMRTLLASWGGHQVAAGFSADPANADEIHRRLADELSGPAPPRQKPCAEATVALADLSPAFAEDVRCAAPYGRGNPPPTLRIPGATPEAVAALPFVEEVEDAAPGGPGQDLLVNFLPSRHNADRIDAVLVGCSSGEKAP; this comes from the coding sequence ATGATCCGCCGTGCGTACGCCGGGAGACTTGGATCGGAAGCGGCGGCGGATCGCTTCCTTGCCGCGCGCGAGGAGAACTTCCCGGAACCGTCCGTGCTCCCCGGCATGGCGGAGGCCGCGGACCGCGTGGAAGCCGCACTTGCGGATGGAGAGCGGGTGGGCGTATTCGGGCACGACGACGCGGACGGGATCACCTCGGCGGCCATCGTCATCGAGACGCTGGAGGCACTCGGCGCGGAACCGGATGCGTACATTCCCGACCGGAATCTGGAAGGGCACGGGTTGTACCCGGATCTCGTCCGGCGTCTTGCGGGCCGAGGTGTGACGCTTCTCGTGACGACCGACGGCTGCTCCGCGAATCGCGAAGAGGCGGAACTGGCCGCGACGCTCGGGATGGATGTGCTCGTGACGGATCACCACGAGATTGCGGCTGACCGACCGCCGCCGGACCGGCTGCTGAATCCGAAGGCGGATCCGGAAACGGCGCGGCGGTACGGAGACCTGACGGGCGCGGGCGTTGCGGCGCTGCTCGCGCGGGAACTCCTGGAGCGTGCGGGGCGCGGCGATTGCTTCGCGCGGCTTCTGGATCTTCTTGCGCTGGGCACGATCGGCGACTTCGGGGATCTCGGTCGCACGAACCGCATCGGCGTGGCGTGCGGGATGGACGCCGTCGCGAGGGGAGACCGTGCGGCCATCGGCATGGCGCGCGAATCGCTTGGATGCGGGATTGCTCCGCGCGAATCGCAGGCGCGACGACTCGCGGTGCTCTTCGCCTGCGTGCCGTCGGTGGACGGGTGTTCGCGGGGACTGGACGCGCTGCTCGGACGCGCGAAGACGAAGGCGAATGTGAATGCGCTGCTCACGGCGCTGGCGGAGTCCGATCAGGAAATGCACCGCGCGTCCGAGGAAGCCGACCGGCTTGCGCGCGAGTTGGGAATCGACGACGGGGCTCCGGCGGTCGCGCGGGTGGAGGGGTTCACCCGGCGGATGCTGGGGAAGGCCGCCGGTCGGCTCTCGGAGCGAACGGGTCGTGCGTCGGCCGCGCTGTTTGTGGTGGACGGTTCCCTCCACGGGGAGTTGCGCGGGCCTGAAGGTTCACGGCTGGTGGATGCGCTCTCCGGGATGCGCACACTCCTCGCGAGCTGGGGGGGGCACCAGGTGGCGGCGGGGTTTTCGGCGGACCCCGCGAACGCCGACGAAATCCACCGGAGGCTCGCGGACGAACTCTCCGGTCCGGCTCCGCCTCGACAGAAACCGTGCGCGGAAGCGACCGTCGCGCTCGCCGACCTCTCCCCCGCCTTCGCAGAGGATGTGCGATGCGCGGCTCCCTACGGAAGGGGGAACCCCCCGCCGACCCTCCGCATCCCCGGCGCAACGCCGGAGGCAGTCGCCGCGCTGCCGTTTGTGGAGGAAGTGGAGGACGCGGCCCCCGGCGGTCCCGGGCAGGACCTGCTGGTCAACTTCCTTCCGTCGCGGCACAATGCGGACCGTATCGACGCGGTTCTCGTGGGCTGCTCATCCGGGGAGAAGGCGCCATGA
- the rsmI gene encoding 16S rRNA (cytidine(1402)-2'-O)-methyltransferase has product MTSPGLLRIVATPLGNLADLSPRARDALATADAIAAEDTRRTGALLARLGLAKRPLLSYFAPQEKAKAGAVLRRLREGATVALVTDGGTPGVSDPGGHLVARAHAEGIRVEPVPGPSAVALALSVSGEHSGGRFVFEGFPPSRGAARRKRYAELAAEARTVVLYEAPHRLPASLVDLRDVLGPDRRGTVVREATKLHEEIATGTLAELAERFAFGVKGEIVIVVEGSDTPPATEVRLPPEEALGLLVEAGLSPDRAARVLARATGLPRGKLTRLAREAGKDPSA; this is encoded by the coding sequence GTGACTTCGCCCGGACTTCTCCGGATTGTGGCGACGCCGCTCGGGAATCTGGCGGATCTCTCGCCGCGTGCCCGCGACGCGCTGGCCACCGCGGATGCGATCGCGGCCGAAGACACGCGCCGCACCGGTGCCCTTCTGGCGCGACTCGGGCTGGCGAAGCGTCCGCTCCTGTCGTACTTCGCTCCGCAGGAGAAGGCGAAGGCCGGAGCGGTTCTCCGGCGCCTGCGCGAAGGTGCGACCGTCGCACTCGTGACGGACGGCGGCACCCCCGGCGTCTCCGATCCCGGCGGGCATCTGGTGGCGCGAGCGCACGCGGAGGGCATTCGCGTGGAACCCGTCCCCGGCCCGTCGGCGGTGGCGCTTGCACTGTCGGTCTCGGGCGAGCATTCGGGCGGGCGCTTCGTCTTCGAGGGGTTTCCGCCGTCGCGTGGCGCCGCGCGACGCAAACGATATGCGGAACTTGCCGCGGAGGCACGGACGGTCGTCCTCTACGAAGCGCCGCACCGACTGCCCGCGTCGCTCGTCGACCTTCGCGATGTACTTGGTCCGGATCGACGGGGCACCGTAGTGCGTGAGGCGACGAAACTCCACGAGGAGATCGCCACCGGAACGCTGGCGGAACTGGCGGAGCGCTTCGCATTCGGCGTGAAGGGGGAGATCGTGATCGTGGTGGAGGGGAGCGACACGCCGCCCGCGACAGAGGTTCGTCTGCCCCCGGAGGAGGCTCTGGGGCTGCTGGTGGAGGCCGGACTCTCCCCGGATCGCGCGGCTCGCGTGCTGGCGCGGGCGACGGGTCTTCCTCGCGGGAAGCTCACCCGTCTCGCTCGGGAGGCAGGAAAAGACCCTTCCGCTTGA
- a CDS encoding NAD+ synthase, with the protein MTPSFDGRMDSGELARVLVDFLREEYESAGFDTAVIGLSGGIDSAVVCTLAAHAFGPENVHAVLMPAASSSPASLSDALLVAESTGVQSRIVGIGPMADAFLATAPDADRVRRGNVFARCRMIVLYDVSAEVGGLVLGTSNKTEILLGYGTLFGDLASAVNPLGNLYKTQVRALAEHLGIPERIRTKAPSADLWEGQEDEDELGGSYEEYDRLLYDLVERKIPPEEMIARGTNAEFLRATTERIRRYRYKGRLPRIARVEQVAPNSPPAASPDKE; encoded by the coding sequence ATGACGCCATCGTTCGACGGTCGCATGGATTCCGGGGAACTGGCGCGGGTTCTTGTGGACTTCCTGCGTGAAGAGTACGAATCAGCCGGTTTTGACACAGCGGTGATCGGGCTCTCCGGCGGCATTGATTCGGCGGTCGTCTGCACGCTGGCGGCGCACGCCTTCGGCCCGGAGAATGTTCACGCAGTCCTGATGCCCGCGGCCTCCTCCAGCCCCGCCAGCCTGTCGGATGCTCTGCTCGTGGCGGAGTCCACCGGAGTTCAGTCGCGTATCGTGGGAATCGGCCCGATGGCCGATGCCTTCCTTGCCACCGCGCCGGACGCGGACCGCGTTCGCCGGGGAAATGTCTTCGCGCGGTGCCGGATGATCGTGCTCTACGATGTCTCCGCGGAGGTGGGCGGGCTTGTGCTCGGCACCAGCAACAAGACGGAGATTCTCCTCGGTTACGGGACGCTCTTCGGGGACCTGGCGTCGGCGGTGAATCCGCTGGGCAACCTGTACAAGACGCAGGTGCGCGCGCTGGCGGAGCACCTGGGCATTCCGGAGCGCATACGGACCAAGGCGCCGAGCGCGGATCTGTGGGAAGGGCAGGAGGATGAGGACGAACTCGGTGGGTCGTACGAGGAATACGACCGGCTGCTGTACGACCTGGTGGAGCGGAAGATCCCTCCGGAGGAGATGATTGCGCGCGGGACGAACGCGGAGTTTCTCCGGGCCACCACGGAGCGGATTCGACGCTATCGCTACAAGGGGCGGTTGCCGCGCATCGCGCGGGTCGAACAGGTCGCGCCCAACTCGCCCCCCGCGGCCTCCCCGGACAAGGAGTGA